One Rubripirellula amarantea DNA segment encodes these proteins:
- a CDS encoding DUF952 domain-containing protein, whose protein sequence is MNPAFIYKILPRTEWETAKKQGAFRGCGIDLTDGFIHLSSADQYASTLQLHFANQTDLIRVAVDGERLGDALKWEESRGGELFPHVYGEIPMSAVVSAAQIN, encoded by the coding sequence ATGAACCCAGCTTTCATCTACAAGATTTTGCCCCGCACAGAATGGGAAACCGCGAAGAAGCAGGGTGCGTTTCGCGGCTGCGGCATTGACCTTACCGATGGGTTCATTCACCTGTCTTCGGCTGATCAATACGCGTCAACTTTGCAGCTTCATTTTGCTAACCAAACGGACTTGATAAGGGTTGCCGTCGATGGCGAACGCTTAGGCGATGCGTTGAAGTGGGAAGAATCAAGAGGCGGCGAACTATTTCCGCACGTCTACGGTGAGATTCCTATGTCCGCAGTCGTTAGCGCTGCGCAGATCAACTAG
- the cysN gene encoding sulfate adenylyltransferase subunit CysN: MSHQSDLIATDINAYLKQHENKQLLRFITCGSVDDGKSTLIGRLLYDSKLVYEDELAKVQSDSAKHGSTGGNFDPSLFMDGLKEEREQGITIDVAYRYFSTAKRKFIIADTPGHEQYTRNMATGASSADLAILMIDARHGVMTQTKRHSFIVSLLGIRHVVVAINKMDLIDFDEQKFEAICDDYRTFATRLDLPDLHFIPISALNGDNVVDRSKSMDWYSGSTLMNFLETVYIGSDRNLQDFRMPVQLVNRPNLNFRGFCGTISSGIIRQGDEVMVLPSKRKSKVKEIVTYDGNLEEAYAPLSITLTLEDEIDASRGDMLVRPGNLPKSRDHIDAMLVWMGEESMVPGKTYLFKQTTQTIPGTIDTLNYKVDVNTLHRSPAPDLELNAIGRVSISLTAPIHFDAYRRNRSTGAFIVIDRITNATVAAGMILDKAGDGVAKSVWDDEVVAGDADANETSAVSADERAARFGQKPVTVLLTGLTGSGKTAVAHAVERKLFDAGRAVAMIDGEAVRRGLSRDLGFSAEDRSENIRRSGHLAHTLNDAGMICIASFVAPSADVRGKVAKLIGEDKFLVVHVATPIEVCRERDTKGQYAQADAGELRNFPGVTADYEAPTNPDLVIDSSKSSVDQCAEAVIEMLRSKQVIR; encoded by the coding sequence ATGTCTCATCAATCTGACCTGATCGCAACCGACATCAATGCTTATTTGAAGCAGCACGAGAACAAGCAACTGTTGCGATTCATCACCTGCGGTAGCGTTGACGATGGCAAAAGCACATTGATTGGTCGCCTGCTCTACGATTCCAAGCTCGTCTATGAAGATGAACTCGCAAAGGTGCAGAGTGATTCCGCCAAGCATGGTTCTACCGGCGGTAACTTCGACCCTTCGCTCTTCATGGATGGACTCAAGGAAGAACGCGAGCAGGGGATTACGATCGACGTTGCGTATCGCTATTTCAGTACCGCGAAGCGCAAATTCATCATCGCTGATACGCCCGGCCACGAGCAATACACTCGCAACATGGCCACCGGTGCTTCCTCGGCTGACCTAGCGATCTTAATGATCGACGCTCGCCATGGGGTGATGACGCAAACAAAACGTCACTCGTTTATCGTTTCGCTACTTGGCATTCGCCATGTGGTCGTTGCGATCAACAAGATGGACTTGATCGACTTTGACGAGCAAAAGTTCGAAGCGATTTGCGACGATTACCGAACATTTGCAACTCGGCTCGACCTGCCGGATTTGCATTTCATTCCGATCAGCGCCCTCAATGGCGATAACGTTGTTGACCGTAGCAAATCCATGGACTGGTACAGCGGAAGCACGTTGATGAACTTCTTGGAAACCGTTTACATCGGAAGTGACCGGAATCTGCAGGACTTCCGCATGCCGGTTCAGCTCGTGAACCGACCCAACCTCAATTTCCGAGGCTTCTGCGGAACGATCTCATCGGGAATCATCCGCCAGGGTGATGAAGTGATGGTGTTGCCAAGTAAACGTAAGTCGAAGGTCAAAGAAATTGTGACCTATGACGGCAACCTCGAAGAGGCTTACGCACCGCTTTCGATCACTTTGACGCTCGAAGACGAGATTGATGCGTCACGCGGCGACATGTTGGTGCGCCCGGGGAACTTACCGAAGTCGCGCGACCACATTGATGCGATGCTCGTTTGGATGGGCGAAGAGTCCATGGTGCCTGGTAAGACCTATTTGTTTAAGCAAACCACGCAAACGATTCCTGGCACAATCGACACGCTAAATTACAAGGTCGACGTTAACACGTTGCATCGCAGTCCGGCTCCGGACTTGGAACTCAACGCGATTGGACGAGTTAGCATTTCGCTGACCGCACCGATCCACTTTGATGCCTATCGTCGCAACCGATCCACAGGAGCGTTCATCGTGATCGACCGGATCACCAACGCCACCGTCGCCGCGGGCATGATTTTGGACAAGGCCGGTGACGGTGTAGCGAAATCGGTTTGGGACGATGAGGTTGTTGCTGGCGATGCGGACGCAAATGAGACCTCGGCGGTATCCGCAGACGAGCGTGCTGCTCGTTTCGGACAAAAGCCAGTCACGGTACTGTTGACGGGACTCACCGGCAGCGGAAAAACGGCGGTAGCCCACGCTGTCGAGCGGAAGCTCTTTGATGCGGGGCGTGCAGTGGCGATGATTGACGGAGAAGCGGTTCGACGAGGACTCAGTCGCGATCTTGGATTCAGTGCCGAGGATCGCAGCGAGAACATTCGCCGCAGCGGACATCTGGCTCATACGCTTAATGATGCGGGCATGATCTGCATTGCGTCATTTGTCGCACCGTCGGCAGACGTTCGCGGTAAAGTTGCCAAGCTGATTGGCGAAGACAAATTCTTGGTCGTTCACGTCGCCACGCCAATCGAAGTTTGCCGAGAACGAGACACCAAGGGCCAGTACGCTCAGGCTGATGCTGGTGAGCTTCGAAACTTCCCAGGCGTGACTGCTGATTACGAAGCACCGACAAATCCGGACTTGGTCATTGATTCATCGAAGTCGTCGGTTGATCAGTGTGCCGAAGCCGTGATTGAAATGCTCCGCAGTAAGCAAGTTATCCGGTAA
- a CDS encoding gamma-glutamylcyclotransferase family protein, producing MNHRVQSETAAGPWPTVSVFVYGTLKRGQCREHCWPCRPDRVQPAWIYAALHDRADYPAITSGHDRVLGEWWCFTDSTIGDVLETLDKVEGTNQPGSPNLYNRVLVPVHLINDQSGGSTVLAYAYFYASDPVRDGFARATCDDFASWPAVRTQN from the coding sequence ATGAATCACCGAGTCCAATCCGAAACAGCCGCTGGGCCATGGCCAACCGTGAGCGTTTTCGTCTATGGAACGCTTAAGCGAGGCCAATGCCGCGAGCATTGCTGGCCCTGTCGGCCTGACCGTGTCCAACCGGCTTGGATATACGCGGCTCTTCATGATCGGGCGGATTACCCGGCAATCACCTCCGGTCACGATCGCGTGCTAGGCGAATGGTGGTGCTTCACAGACTCAACGATCGGCGATGTGCTGGAAACGCTCGACAAGGTCGAAGGAACCAATCAACCGGGATCCCCCAATCTTTACAATCGCGTTCTCGTTCCCGTTCACCTCATCAACGACCAATCAGGTGGATCAACGGTGCTAGCCTATGCGTACTTTTACGCCAGCGATCCTGTCCGCGACGGATTCGCACGAGCCACGTGCGACGACTTCGCAAGCTGGCCGGCGGTAAGAACCCAAAACTGA
- the rsmG gene encoding 16S rRNA (guanine(527)-N(7))-methyltransferase RsmG, giving the protein MPLDPEFAAALEKYQMEIDESVAERLQQYVQVMWRWNEQLNLTRHTTWDLFVSRDLRDCLQLAPLIQAGEEVLDLGSGNGVPGIPLAILRSDIEVSLAESVAKRAQALSEIINEIGIPVAVYAARGEDILEDFRFSSVVSRAVGSITKFCRWVEPHWVNIDRLLLIKGPKWVDERAEARHLGMLGNLDLRRVAAYPLGDDADSEGVILQIMTKTMANR; this is encoded by the coding sequence ATGCCTCTTGATCCCGAATTTGCCGCCGCACTCGAGAAGTACCAAATGGAGATCGATGAGTCGGTGGCGGAACGTTTGCAGCAATACGTCCAAGTGATGTGGCGGTGGAATGAGCAGCTCAATCTGACCCGACACACGACCTGGGATTTGTTCGTCAGCCGCGATCTTCGAGATTGTTTGCAGTTGGCTCCGTTGATTCAAGCTGGTGAAGAAGTGTTGGATTTGGGCAGCGGAAACGGAGTGCCAGGCATTCCTCTCGCAATTCTTCGCAGCGACATCGAGGTTTCGCTTGCCGAATCGGTTGCCAAACGGGCTCAGGCACTCAGCGAGATCATCAACGAAATCGGGATTCCGGTCGCGGTTTACGCTGCTCGCGGAGAAGACATTTTGGAAGACTTTCGTTTTTCGAGCGTTGTTTCGCGGGCGGTGGGCAGCATCACAAAATTTTGTCGCTGGGTAGAACCTCACTGGGTGAATATCGACCGTCTGCTTTTGATCAAGGGGCCCAAATGGGTCGACGAACGTGCTGAGGCACGGCATTTGGGCATGCTCGGTAATCTTGACCTTCGTCGCGTCGCTGCCTATCCGCTAGGGGACGATGCGGATTCTGAGGGGGTGATATTGCAGATAATGACCAAGACAATGGCGAATCGTTAG
- the cysD gene encoding sulfate adenylyltransferase subunit CysD, with translation MSDYNLTHLKQLEAESIHIFREVAAEFQNPVMLYSIGKDSAVLLHLALKAFAPAKPPFPLLHVDTTWKFKEMYEFRDNYVAKELGLDLIVHINEEGLKHDIKPWIDSERHTELMKTDALKAALDKYGFDAAFGGARRDEEKSRAKERIFSFRDKAHRWDPKNQRPELWNVFNARVNKGESIRVFPMSNWTELDVWQYIHLEQIPIVPLYLSTMRKVVNRNGILLMRNDDRMPLLPGEVEEEKMVRFRTLGCYPLSGAVESNATDLVDVIQEMLLTTTSERQGRIIDQDEGGVGMQKKKERGYF, from the coding sequence ATGTCGGACTACAACCTTACCCACCTCAAGCAGCTTGAGGCTGAAAGCATCCACATCTTCCGCGAAGTGGCTGCTGAGTTCCAAAACCCTGTGATGCTGTACAGCATCGGTAAAGACTCGGCGGTGCTGTTGCATCTGGCGCTGAAGGCCTTTGCGCCGGCCAAGCCACCGTTTCCGCTTCTGCATGTCGACACGACATGGAAGTTCAAGGAAATGTACGAGTTCCGCGACAACTATGTGGCCAAAGAACTGGGCTTGGACCTGATCGTCCACATCAACGAAGAGGGCCTGAAGCACGATATCAAGCCCTGGATCGACAGCGAGCGTCACACCGAACTGATGAAAACGGATGCTCTAAAGGCGGCTTTGGACAAGTACGGCTTTGATGCCGCCTTTGGTGGAGCTCGCCGGGACGAGGAAAAGTCCCGTGCGAAGGAGCGGATTTTCAGTTTCCGCGACAAGGCACACCGCTGGGATCCGAAGAACCAACGCCCCGAGTTGTGGAACGTCTTCAACGCTCGGGTCAACAAGGGCGAATCGATTCGGGTGTTCCCGATGAGCAACTGGACTGAATTGGATGTCTGGCAATACATCCACCTCGAACAGATTCCGATCGTCCCGCTGTACCTTTCGACTATGCGAAAGGTGGTTAATCGCAACGGCATTTTGCTGATGCGAAACGACGACCGCATGCCGCTGCTTCCTGGTGAAGTCGAAGAAGAGAAGATGGTTCGCTTCCGCACCCTTGGCTGCTATCCGCTGTCGGGAGCGGTCGAGTCCAACGCGACCGATTTGGTCGACGTGATCCAAGAAATGTTGCTCACCACGACGAGTGAACGTCAGGGGCGGATCATCGACCAAGACGAAGGCGGCGTCGGTATGCAAAAGAAGAAAGAACGCGGCTACTTCTAG
- the aroA gene encoding 3-phosphoshikimate 1-carboxyvinyltransferase, with product MNDSSSTNHASPAVTVIPGGPVHGTIRPPGSKSLTNRALICAAMAEGASKLTGALSSEDTEVMIEALRAIGVEINVTDGGQTLLVDPAMRARCDDEIAELFIANSGTSIRFLTAALSAFGGRYRLVGVPRMHARPIGDLVSAISEVIDGTINAESTGGCPPVMIESHGWSGSSMSVAGNVSSQFLSGLMMAAPLSLGSQNVAPIELHVTGELVSRPYIDMTADVMESFGGRVVLDDLSSQGKVVIERRPYQGTDYSIEPDASAASYFWAIAAITGGEVTVEGLSPSAMQGDVGFVDVLEKMGCVVKRRSDSITVLGQPLHGVDIDMNSISDTVQTLAVVALFATGPTRVRGVAHNRFKETDRIGDLACELRKLGALVEEHSDGLTITPASDWRSHAGATLETYHDHRMAMSLSLAGLKMRNVKILDPACTSKTYPEFFHDLETLIGRSHHWAA from the coding sequence TTGAATGATTCGAGTTCAACGAACCACGCTTCGCCCGCCGTCACCGTGATTCCTGGCGGGCCGGTTCACGGGACGATTCGTCCGCCGGGTAGCAAGAGTTTGACGAACCGCGCGCTGATATGCGCTGCGATGGCTGAGGGGGCATCGAAGTTGACGGGCGCCCTCAGCAGCGAAGACACGGAAGTGATGATCGAAGCTTTGCGGGCTATTGGCGTCGAGATCAATGTCACCGATGGTGGTCAGACGCTACTGGTTGATCCCGCAATGCGGGCCCGGTGCGATGACGAGATTGCCGAGCTTTTTATAGCCAATAGTGGCACCAGTATACGATTCCTGACCGCCGCCTTGTCCGCCTTTGGTGGCCGCTACCGTTTAGTGGGAGTGCCTCGCATGCATGCCCGGCCTATCGGCGACCTGGTAAGTGCGATCAGCGAAGTCATTGACGGGACGATCAATGCCGAGTCCACGGGAGGATGCCCGCCGGTGATGATTGAAAGTCACGGTTGGTCTGGCAGTTCAATGTCAGTAGCTGGCAACGTTAGCAGTCAGTTTCTAAGCGGATTGATGATGGCGGCTCCCCTGTCTTTGGGAAGTCAGAATGTTGCACCGATTGAACTACATGTCACCGGAGAGTTGGTTTCACGCCCCTACATTGACATGACAGCCGATGTTATGGAGTCGTTTGGCGGACGTGTCGTGTTAGATGATTTATCGAGCCAGGGCAAAGTCGTTATCGAACGGCGACCCTATCAGGGGACTGATTATTCCATCGAACCCGATGCTTCGGCCGCCAGCTACTTTTGGGCGATAGCGGCGATCACGGGAGGCGAAGTCACAGTCGAAGGCTTGTCACCCAGTGCAATGCAAGGCGATGTCGGATTCGTTGACGTTCTAGAAAAAATGGGTTGTGTCGTGAAACGGCGATCCGATTCGATCACGGTGTTGGGGCAACCGCTTCACGGTGTCGATATTGATATGAACTCGATAAGCGACACGGTTCAAACGCTCGCCGTGGTCGCGTTATTTGCCACTGGGCCCACTCGTGTTCGCGGAGTCGCTCACAATCGGTTCAAAGAAACTGACCGGATTGGCGATCTGGCTTGTGAACTGCGCAAGTTGGGTGCTCTAGTTGAAGAACACAGCGACGGGCTAACGATCACGCCGGCATCGGATTGGCGGTCGCATGCCGGTGCGACATTGGAAACCTATCACGACCACCGAATGGCAATGAGTTTGTCGTTGGCGGGGCTGAAAATGCGGAATGTAAAGATTTTGGATCCAGCGTGTACCTCGAAAACGTACCCCGAATTCTTTCATGATCTTGAGACGCTGATCGGCCGTTCGCACCACTGGGCGGCTTAG
- a CDS encoding alkaline phosphatase D family protein — protein sequence MLPAQKTTFAVLFALLTCSTAICQPPMRDPIRLTHGPMLGLATDQSVRIWARTSDPGEFFVQYGTAPNRLNRLSDPARTSIEHDNTGSLTLSGLVADTKYYYQIQVNDRPHGLPGSFRTLPSQSESVHPTLNPDGLFNFRFQIGSCANQNPLHGGGHRATTYEHLNENWADKVNFHIMNGDWLYEELRDYPAEAWRLVQGIEKLPTIVETAPTIVGVWENYKLYLDRGEALSRWHRHVPSLFTFDDHELVNDIWGAGEAGKRHRRTVFRDIGTQAWFDYLGWANPMTHDQPVHFGKAKMVAGSDVLEDTQTDFTKLPLDQMLNLHVHWGTPAAGLNDMNFDNNDGNANSYVYDIAEVLDAHHIRLHMPAKSNDDNVAYSIGRRSYGSYRVANCEFFIIDTRGDRDMHDVRDRAKAGVSMLGKPQRDWLLRSMKASDADFFFVISSVPFMIPHSGAGGFEADAANKEEAWTGFYDEREKLIDAWSQMGKKVFVMTGDLHNSFAVKVTDNIWEFCCGPHNSVNHVPELDESDRPATGKWKFGPREVDIRWSSYVLADLPRLERLYPHFCVVQVNNVFNMPQKLGGKRLVAYPHPQVIFQYYDGRSGELAYAEAISLDRE from the coding sequence ATGTTGCCCGCCCAAAAAACAACCTTCGCTGTTCTGTTCGCTTTGCTGACCTGCTCGACCGCGATTTGCCAACCGCCGATGCGAGATCCCATCCGGCTCACCCATGGTCCAATGCTTGGTTTGGCTACCGATCAAAGCGTTCGAATTTGGGCTCGAACATCCGATCCGGGCGAATTTTTCGTCCAGTACGGTACCGCCCCCAATCGCCTGAACCGGCTCAGCGACCCCGCACGGACTTCCATTGAGCACGATAACACGGGTTCGTTGACCCTGTCGGGACTAGTCGCTGATACGAAGTACTACTACCAAATTCAGGTCAACGATCGGCCCCATGGATTGCCTGGATCTTTTCGTACGCTTCCCAGTCAAAGCGAATCGGTGCATCCGACTCTCAATCCCGATGGCCTTTTCAACTTCCGTTTTCAGATCGGTTCCTGTGCCAACCAGAATCCCCTGCACGGGGGCGGGCATCGAGCAACGACCTACGAACACCTCAACGAAAATTGGGCTGATAAGGTCAATTTCCACATCATGAACGGTGATTGGCTGTACGAAGAACTTCGCGATTATCCGGCCGAGGCTTGGCGATTGGTCCAGGGAATCGAAAAGCTACCAACCATCGTCGAAACCGCGCCCACGATTGTTGGGGTGTGGGAAAACTACAAGCTATACCTCGATCGCGGCGAGGCTTTATCGCGATGGCATCGGCACGTCCCTAGCTTGTTCACCTTCGATGACCATGAACTGGTGAACGATATTTGGGGCGCGGGTGAAGCCGGCAAGAGGCATCGCCGAACGGTTTTTCGCGACATTGGAACCCAAGCTTGGTTTGACTACCTGGGTTGGGCGAATCCGATGACGCACGATCAACCTGTCCATTTCGGCAAAGCCAAAATGGTCGCGGGTAGCGATGTCTTAGAAGACACCCAAACCGACTTCACAAAGCTTCCGCTGGATCAAATGCTTAATCTTCACGTCCACTGGGGCACGCCCGCGGCAGGCCTCAACGACATGAACTTCGATAACAACGATGGCAACGCCAACTCGTATGTTTACGACATTGCCGAAGTCCTAGACGCTCATCACATTCGATTGCACATGCCAGCGAAGTCCAACGACGACAACGTGGCATACTCTATTGGTCGTCGTAGTTACGGCAGTTATCGCGTCGCGAACTGCGAATTCTTTATCATCGATACGCGAGGCGATCGTGATATGCATGACGTCCGCGATCGAGCCAAAGCCGGCGTTTCTATGCTAGGGAAGCCTCAGCGTGATTGGTTGCTGCGCAGCATGAAAGCCAGCGACGCAGACTTCTTCTTCGTGATTTCATCGGTCCCCTTCATGATCCCGCACAGCGGTGCCGGCGGGTTTGAAGCCGACGCGGCAAATAAGGAAGAGGCCTGGACCGGCTTTTATGACGAGCGGGAAAAACTGATCGACGCATGGTCACAAATGGGCAAGAAAGTCTTTGTCATGACGGGTGACCTGCACAACAGTTTCGCTGTGAAGGTCACCGACAACATTTGGGAGTTCTGCTGCGGACCGCACAACAGCGTCAACCATGTCCCCGAGCTTGACGAAAGCGATCGCCCGGCGACAGGGAAATGGAAGTTTGGCCCTCGCGAGGTCGACATCCGCTGGAGCAGCTATGTGCTTGCCGACTTGCCTCGACTTGAACGCCTGTACCCACATTTTTGCGTCGTCCAGGTCAACAACGTCTTCAACATGCCACAGAAACTCGGCGGCAAGCGACTTGTTGCCTATCCCCATCCCCAAGTCATCTTCCAATATTACGATGGGCGAAGTGGCGAACTTGCCTATGCCGAGGCAATTTCGCTTGATCGAGAATAA
- a CDS encoding GntP family permease, whose product MRLSLVIRLLFFFAAAFLFVHNTSLGQDASDSIAAASSGMSITPVVLLVVGIVSVLGMIIGLKLNAFLALIISALIVSLGVGWVNDEDAGTRMNAVVSAFGSSAGGIGIVIAMAAIIGKCMLDSGAADRIVRSAVNVTGEKKASLGLMFSGFVLAIPVFFDTVFYLLVPLARSLYRRTNKHYLRYLMAIATGGAITHTLVPPTPGPLLVAAILGVDIGMMMLVGTMVAVPAAIVGLVFSIVIDRKMPVVMRPLGAGENKHKALLEDQLPSLWVSLLPVLIPVVLIGAGTLATTLADREDRAQIVASDIEDFDALASAIESAPPASPLGRLVASDRLTADERSRLYEALADEGRRDEAIELLNVALLGNNIYDEKAFLGVPLSKLSKSKLSANQLRMKPVDRRRMNRSLLEDAHPDLIAKHEWTSSKRTLSDRLSLWSNANFALMLAAICAMLTLKMSRALSWRSLGEDVEESLMSGGVIILITAAGGAFGGMLQDTDISTFIRDFFSGQGGSGIMLLVLSWAIAAVLKIAQGSSTVAMIIGAGMMSAIIGDAKPDFNMVYVAAAVGTGSLMGSWMNDSGFWVFTKMGGLTESESLRSWTPLLGVLSLTGLIAVVVFSQVLPLVSKL is encoded by the coding sequence ATGCGTTTATCGCTCGTCATTCGCCTGCTGTTCTTTTTCGCTGCCGCTTTCTTGTTCGTGCATAACACATCGTTAGGCCAGGACGCGTCTGATTCGATTGCTGCCGCGTCATCGGGAATGTCGATCACTCCCGTCGTGTTGTTGGTCGTCGGCATTGTTTCAGTCCTGGGAATGATCATCGGCCTAAAGCTGAACGCTTTCTTGGCGTTGATTATTTCAGCTTTAATCGTGAGCCTTGGCGTTGGCTGGGTGAACGACGAAGATGCCGGGACACGCATGAACGCGGTGGTTAGCGCCTTTGGCAGTTCGGCTGGTGGGATCGGAATTGTGATTGCGATGGCCGCGATCATTGGCAAGTGCATGCTCGACAGTGGCGCAGCGGACCGTATCGTGCGATCCGCGGTGAACGTCACCGGGGAAAAGAAAGCGTCGCTGGGATTGATGTTCAGTGGCTTCGTGCTGGCGATTCCGGTTTTCTTTGACACCGTGTTTTACTTGCTGGTCCCACTTGCACGCAGTTTGTACCGTCGAACGAACAAGCACTACCTTCGCTATCTGATGGCGATCGCAACTGGCGGTGCGATCACGCACACGCTCGTTCCCCCGACCCCCGGACCATTGCTAGTAGCTGCGATTCTTGGGGTGGATATCGGCATGATGATGCTGGTGGGCACGATGGTCGCGGTCCCCGCCGCCATCGTGGGCCTCGTCTTCTCGATCGTGATCGACCGTAAGATGCCGGTGGTGATGCGACCGCTCGGAGCCGGTGAAAACAAACACAAAGCCCTACTCGAAGACCAATTGCCGTCACTTTGGGTTTCGTTACTGCCAGTCCTTATTCCGGTGGTTCTAATCGGTGCCGGCACGCTCGCGACAACGCTTGCAGACCGAGAGGACCGCGCTCAGATCGTCGCTAGCGACATCGAAGACTTCGATGCACTTGCCAGTGCAATTGAATCAGCACCACCAGCCTCACCGCTGGGACGCCTCGTGGCAAGCGACCGCCTGACAGCCGATGAACGATCACGGCTGTACGAGGCACTCGCCGACGAGGGACGCCGCGACGAAGCCATCGAACTGCTGAATGTTGCGTTGCTGGGCAACAACATTTACGACGAAAAGGCGTTTTTAGGAGTGCCGTTATCGAAGCTTTCAAAGTCGAAACTTTCGGCGAACCAACTTCGAATGAAACCCGTCGATCGACGACGGATGAACCGCTCGTTACTTGAAGATGCTCACCCGGATCTTATTGCTAAACATGAATGGACATCGAGCAAACGAACCCTGTCGGACCGACTCTCACTTTGGAGCAACGCCAACTTTGCGTTGATGCTTGCCGCGATTTGCGCGATGTTGACGCTCAAGATGTCGAGGGCTCTTTCGTGGCGAAGCCTCGGTGAAGACGTCGAAGAATCGTTAATGAGTGGCGGCGTGATTATCCTGATCACTGCAGCCGGCGGGGCGTTCGGCGGAATGTTGCAAGACACGGACATCAGCACCTTCATTCGTGATTTCTTTTCAGGCCAAGGCGGCTCGGGCATCATGCTATTGGTCCTCTCCTGGGCCATCGCAGCCGTCCTGAAGATCGCTCAAGGAAGCAGCACCGTGGCCATGATTATTGGCGCGGGAATGATGTCAGCGATCATTGGCGATGCGAAACCCGACTTCAACATGGTCTATGTTGCCGCGGCCGTTGGCACCGGTTCATTGATGGGAAGCTGGATGAACGATAGCGGTTTTTGGGTGTTCACGAAGATGGGCGGATTGACCGAAAGCGAATCGCTGCGAAGCTGGACTCCGTTGCTTGGCGTCCTGTCGTTGACGGGACTGATCGCCGTGGTTGTCTTCAGTCAAGTCTTGCCCCTCGTCTCGAAACTGTAG